A stretch of the Fusobacterium varium genome encodes the following:
- the sppA gene encoding signal peptidase, with the protein MKFLNFLKKFILGTILFVIKEIFSFFIKAFLFLLVIFSIGAFFAKTTLEKDKIIIEKGSYIEVDLSKDYKEKGKNLPEFLRGQDTNFFSMLKTFDYIERDNDIKGVVLKLDNLSLDSAQVEELGKKLDNLKKSKKEVYSYMTMADNKNYSLAIKSNHIFMPPTMSAPVNITGYYGELMYYKLLADKLGIEFNVIHVGDYKAYGENLTKEHISKEYKENIERMYNRKYANFIKNIAAERKVNHDFINEKILNGDLMASEPNQMKKLNLVDEFMYFDQLKQVIGDKKLLSYENYNAFLSKNSLLGINGNKRKDKIAVIYAEGTMFMDSSSGGISGSITPNTLIEEINKALKDNTVKGIVLRINSPGGSALAANIISNKIIEVNEIKPIYVSIGGVGASGGYYIAAVAEKIYADKDSLTGSIGVVSIIPNIKKMLGNISINVDEVKKGEYSDIYSMVKDFNADKRDKLYASNLKVYNEFLDTVSFGRKLNRQHVERIAQGKVWLGEEALELGLVDEIGGLESAVKGLADDLKLVEYDTIEIINAPNYDSILKRYVPAVKMLEEYDSFILDKELYFKPIYYFPYDI; encoded by the coding sequence GTGAAATTTTTAAACTTTTTAAAAAAATTTATTTTAGGAACAATACTATTTGTAATAAAAGAAATCTTTTCTTTTTTTATAAAAGCTTTTTTATTTCTCTTAGTGATATTTTCAATAGGTGCTTTTTTTGCGAAAACAACATTAGAAAAAGATAAAATAATTATTGAGAAGGGAAGCTACATAGAAGTAGATTTATCAAAAGATTATAAAGAAAAAGGGAAAAATTTACCAGAATTTTTAAGAGGACAGGATACAAATTTTTTCTCTATGTTGAAAACTTTTGATTATATAGAAAGAGATAATGATATTAAAGGAGTAGTATTGAAATTAGACAATCTATCTCTTGATAGTGCTCAAGTAGAGGAACTTGGAAAGAAATTAGATAATTTGAAAAAAAGCAAAAAAGAGGTATATTCATATATGACAATGGCTGATAATAAAAATTATTCATTAGCTATAAAAAGCAATCATATTTTTATGCCTCCTACAATGAGTGCCCCAGTAAATATTACTGGATATTATGGTGAACTTATGTATTATAAACTTTTAGCAGATAAATTAGGAATAGAATTTAATGTTATTCATGTTGGAGATTATAAAGCATATGGAGAAAACCTGACAAAAGAGCATATTTCAAAGGAATATAAAGAAAACATTGAAAGAATGTATAATCGAAAATATGCTAATTTTATAAAAAATATAGCAGCTGAAAGAAAAGTAAATCATGATTTTATTAATGAAAAAATTCTTAATGGTGATTTAATGGCATCAGAACCAAACCAAATGAAAAAATTAAATTTAGTGGATGAATTTATGTATTTTGATCAGCTCAAGCAAGTTATTGGGGATAAAAAACTTCTTTCTTATGAAAATTATAATGCTTTTTTATCAAAAAATAGCCTTTTAGGAATAAATGGAAATAAAAGAAAAGATAAGATAGCAGTAATATATGCTGAAGGAACAATGTTTATGGATAGTTCTTCAGGCGGAATTTCAGGAAGTATAACTCCTAATACATTAATAGAGGAAATAAATAAAGCTTTAAAAGATAATACTGTAAAAGGGATTGTTTTAAGGATAAATTCACCAGGTGGATCAGCATTAGCAGCTAATATAATAAGCAATAAAATAATAGAGGTAAATGAAATTAAACCAATATATGTTTCAATTGGAGGAGTAGGAGCTTCAGGAGGATATTATATAGCAGCAGTAGCAGAAAAGATATATGCTGATAAAGATAGTCTTACAGGTTCAATAGGGGTTGTAAGTATTATTCCAAATATAAAGAAAATGTTGGGAAATATATCAATAAATGTAGATGAAGTGAAAAAGGGTGAGTATTCAGATATTTACTCTATGGTAAAAGATTTTAATGCAGATAAAAGAGATAAGCTTTATGCTTCAAATTTAAAAGTATACAATGAATTTTTAGATACAGTATCTTTTGGAAGAAAACTTAATAGACAGCATGTAGAGAGAATAGCTCAAGGAAAAGTATGGCTTGGGGAAGAAGCATTGGAACTAGGGTTGGTAGATGAAATAGGTGGTTTAGAAAGTGCAGTTAAAGGTCTTGCTGATGATCTTAAATTAGTAGAGTATGACACGATTGAAATTATAAATGCTCCAAATTATGATTCTATTTTAAAAAGATATGTACCAGCAGTAAAAATGTTAGAGGAATATGATTCCTTTATTTTAGATAAAGAGCTTTATTTTAAACCTATATATTATTTTCCGTATGATATATAA
- a CDS encoding putative aminobenzoyl-glutamate transporter → MSQIKQEKKGFFNKFLDFIEVGGNKLPHPVTLFVLFCLTIIIVSGITEKMGVSATYNALNKKTGNFEEITVTVKSLTNAAGIRYIFNSMVKNFTGFAPLGTVLVGIIGIGVCEGSGLMSSTIKKVVMGTPRRAITAIVVFAGVMSNVASDAGYVVLVPLGAVIFLSFGRHPLAGLAAAFAGVSGGFSANLLLGTTDPLLGGITTEAAKLIRPDYFVAATANYYFMFVSTFIITALGTIITEKIVEPRLGPYHGDVDHDMKELTDLERKGLRAAGIVVLAYIAVMLVLTLPANAVLKIDGSLKAWTSSGLIPAMMFFFLLPGLAYGFTAKTLKSDKDVAKLMGKALAGMGGYMALAFTASQFIAYFGYTNLGTILAVKGADTLKSIGFTGLPLILGFVLFTAFINLFMGSASAKWAIMAPVFVPMLMELNYSPEFTQAAYRIGDSSTNIISPLMSYFAMIVAFMQKYDKDSGMGTLISMMLPFSICFLIGWTILLAIWFVFGLPIGPGVFIEFSKMIG, encoded by the coding sequence ATGAGTCAAATCAAACAAGAAAAAAAGGGCTTTTTTAATAAGTTCCTTGATTTCATCGAAGTTGGTGGAAATAAACTTCCACATCCAGTTACACTTTTCGTATTATTCTGTTTAACTATCATTATAGTTTCAGGAATTACTGAAAAAATGGGTGTGTCTGCTACATACAATGCTTTAAACAAAAAAACTGGAAACTTTGAAGAAATAACAGTTACTGTTAAATCTTTAACAAATGCTGCTGGTATCAGATATATATTTAACTCTATGGTTAAAAATTTTACAGGATTTGCTCCATTAGGTACAGTTCTTGTAGGTATTATTGGTATTGGAGTTTGTGAAGGAAGCGGACTTATGTCTTCTACTATCAAAAAAGTTGTTATGGGAACTCCAAGAAGAGCTATAACTGCTATAGTTGTTTTTGCTGGAGTTATGTCGAATGTTGCTTCTGATGCTGGATATGTTGTCCTTGTTCCCTTAGGAGCAGTTATATTCCTTTCATTTGGAAGACATCCATTGGCTGGACTGGCTGCTGCATTTGCTGGAGTATCTGGAGGATTCTCTGCTAACCTTTTACTAGGTACTACTGACCCGTTACTTGGTGGTATAACTACAGAAGCTGCTAAACTTATAAGACCTGATTATTTTGTTGCAGCAACAGCTAACTATTATTTCATGTTTGTATCTACATTTATCATCACTGCTTTAGGAACTATTATTACCGAAAAAATAGTAGAACCTAGACTTGGTCCTTACCATGGTGATGTTGATCATGATATGAAAGAATTAACTGATCTTGAGAGAAAAGGATTAAGAGCTGCTGGAATAGTTGTTCTTGCTTATATTGCAGTCATGTTAGTTCTTACTTTACCAGCTAATGCTGTATTAAAAATAGATGGAAGTTTAAAAGCTTGGACTTCTTCTGGACTTATTCCTGCAATGATGTTCTTCTTCTTACTTCCAGGACTGGCTTATGGATTTACAGCTAAGACTTTAAAAAGTGATAAAGATGTTGCTAAACTTATGGGTAAAGCTCTTGCTGGAATGGGTGGATATATGGCTCTTGCATTTACAGCTTCTCAATTTATAGCATATTTTGGATATACAAACCTAGGAACTATCCTTGCTGTTAAAGGTGCAGATACTCTTAAATCAATAGGATTTACAGGATTACCATTAATCTTAGGATTTGTTCTGTTCACTGCTTTTATCAACCTATTTATGGGTTCTGCATCAGCTAAATGGGCAATTATGGCTCCTGTATTTGTTCCAATGCTTATGGAACTTAACTACTCACCTGAATTTACTCAAGCTGCTTATAGAATTGGGGATTCATCAACAAATATCATTTCTCCATTGATGTCTTACTTTGCAATGATAGTTGCTTTCATGCAAAAATATGATAAAGACTCTGGTATGGGAACTCTTATTTCAATGATGCTTCCATTCTCAATTTGTTTCTTAATTGGATGGACTATACTTCTAGCAATTTGGTTTGTTTTTGGATTACCAATTGGACCTGGAGTATTCATAGAATTTAGTAAAATGATAGGATAA